A window from Corynebacterium urogenitale encodes these proteins:
- a CDS encoding RecB family exonuclease: MATESKKIKLALSPSRAGDYKQCPLLYRFRAIDKLPEPKTIAQVKGTLVHAVLENLHALPREERTYPVAVKMLKPEWAKMLTADEELHELVPEESLMDFLVEARSLVRGYFMMENPGGFDARECEMYVNTVLPNGVPVRGFIDRVDVADSGEVRVVDYKTGKKPLPRFSEQARFQMLFYALVWWRLYDTIPTQLRLMYLKVSDDMTLSPSPTELNYFERDLGELWAKITRDVETGHFAPKTSKLCDWCAHQKLCPAFGGTPPEYPAGVAEV, encoded by the coding sequence ATGGCAACAGAATCAAAGAAAATCAAGCTCGCGCTCTCACCCTCTAGGGCGGGCGATTACAAACAGTGCCCACTGCTCTACCGATTCCGAGCGATCGACAAATTGCCGGAGCCCAAAACCATCGCCCAGGTGAAGGGTACGCTCGTCCACGCGGTGCTGGAGAATCTGCACGCGCTTCCTCGCGAGGAGCGTACCTATCCCGTCGCCGTGAAGATGCTCAAGCCGGAGTGGGCAAAGATGCTTACCGCCGATGAGGAACTCCATGAGCTTGTGCCGGAGGAATCCCTGATGGATTTCCTCGTCGAGGCGCGAAGTTTGGTGAGGGGCTACTTCATGATGGAAAACCCCGGTGGCTTCGATGCCCGCGAATGCGAGATGTACGTCAACACCGTCCTGCCGAATGGCGTTCCTGTGCGGGGTTTCATCGACCGCGTGGATGTGGCGGACAGCGGAGAGGTGCGCGTTGTCGATTACAAGACAGGTAAGAAGCCGCTCCCCCGGTTCTCTGAGCAAGCGCGTTTCCAGATGCTGTTCTACGCACTGGTGTGGTGGCGACTCTACGATACGATTCCCACACAGCTGCGACTAATGTACCTCAAGGTCAGCGACGATATGACGCTCTCCCCGAGCCCCACCGAGCTCAACTACTTTGAGCGCGACCTCGGTGAACTATGGGCCAAGATCACGCGGGATGTCGAGACAGGGCACTTTGCGCCGAAGACATCTAAGCTGTGCGATTGGTGTGCGCATCAGAAGCTGTGCCCAGCCTTCGGAGGCACCCCGCCAGAGTATCCGGCGGGGGTAGCCGAGGTCTAG
- a CDS encoding YoaK family protein: protein MLDFRPGERLLACTFSFVSGFVDSIGFLYLGGVFLSFMSGNTTRSATALVEGNWSLATLAGSCIILFLAGVVLGAITNRWATRRWDVFRAREAVLFAVALIFLLTSILTAVGLDDIAILTLSVGIGATNSIFERKGEVAIPLTYMTGTLVKMGQRFADTFFGGSHVQWVYHFVLWAALSVGAILGALTFHRLGMHAVIIITGVVIAAALINQIVRNRRRKAGLPL, encoded by the coding sequence TGCACGTTTAGCTTTGTATCCGGCTTTGTCGATTCCATTGGCTTTTTGTACCTCGGCGGCGTGTTTTTGTCCTTCATGTCGGGTAATACCACTCGCAGTGCCACAGCACTTGTCGAGGGCAACTGGTCCCTAGCGACACTGGCGGGTTCCTGCATCATCCTGTTTCTGGCGGGCGTGGTTCTCGGCGCAATCACCAACCGGTGGGCCACTCGACGGTGGGATGTTTTTCGAGCACGGGAGGCCGTGCTGTTCGCAGTGGCGCTGATTTTCCTGCTCACCTCAATCCTGACGGCCGTGGGTTTGGATGACATCGCGATTCTCACTTTGTCGGTGGGCATTGGTGCAACGAACTCCATTTTCGAGCGCAAGGGAGAGGTCGCCATTCCCCTGACGTACATGACGGGAACGCTAGTGAAAATGGGCCAGCGCTTTGCCGATACCTTCTTTGGCGGTTCCCACGTGCAGTGGGTCTACCACTTTGTCCTCTGGGCTGCGCTGAGCGTGGGAGCGATCCTCGGGGCTCTGACCTTCCATCGCTTGGGGATGCACGCCGTCATCATCATCACCGGCGTGGTTATTGCCGCAGCGCTGATTAATCAAATTGTCCGCAACCGGCGCCGCAAGGCCGGTTTGCCGTTGTAG
- a CDS encoding FAD-binding oxidoreductase, which yields MNKPPLIDSSAPGSECAAQRQALLELAEHLTGTVSVDPEVLDTHAVDMAPKAEHGDPLGLVRARTVEDVQAVMKFAAARGIPVVPQGARSGLNGGANAVEGCILLSVSSMNRIVEIDATNHTVTVEPGILNLDLKNALREHGLDYPPDPGSVAISSIGGNIATNAGGLCCVKYGVTRDYVRELKVVLPDGSLTRLGQKTAKGVAGLDLCHLFIGSEGTLGVIVEATLKVVPRPAEPATAVATFPTEQAAAKTVSSVMAAGVNPSLLEFMDSATLKLLNDFGDFGLDPASGSMLIMQSDAPTRASDVEEFAQIARAQGAVDVAFSDDPADTEALIATRRCVQPANEKYVRSHGGGQLIEDICVPRSALAEFFDGLDRVRAETGVMIAVVAHAGDGNTHPSIFYDAGDRESVAAAEEAFGRIVALGLELGGTIAGEHGIGSVKSRWLLQELDEPNQALHRSIKRAIDPQGIVNPGKMLAGMEN from the coding sequence GTGAATAAACCCCCGCTTATCGACAGCTCCGCGCCGGGCAGTGAGTGTGCTGCCCAGCGGCAGGCACTCCTCGAATTGGCTGAGCATCTGACAGGCACCGTCAGCGTCGACCCTGAGGTGCTGGACACACATGCCGTGGATATGGCGCCCAAGGCCGAGCATGGCGATCCTTTGGGTCTCGTTCGCGCCCGCACGGTAGAGGACGTGCAAGCTGTGATGAAATTCGCCGCCGCCCGGGGCATCCCCGTTGTCCCGCAGGGTGCGCGGTCGGGACTCAATGGAGGTGCCAATGCGGTGGAGGGATGCATCCTTCTGTCTGTGAGCTCGATGAACCGGATCGTAGAGATCGACGCCACTAATCACACCGTTACGGTGGAGCCGGGAATCCTCAACCTGGATTTGAAGAACGCGCTGCGCGAGCATGGATTGGATTATCCACCGGATCCTGGCTCCGTCGCCATCAGTTCGATCGGCGGCAATATCGCCACCAATGCTGGTGGTCTGTGCTGCGTGAAGTACGGAGTCACGCGTGACTACGTCCGCGAACTCAAAGTTGTGTTGCCCGACGGAAGTCTCACCCGCCTGGGGCAGAAAACGGCAAAAGGCGTGGCCGGCCTTGACCTGTGCCACCTTTTCATCGGCTCAGAGGGAACGTTGGGTGTGATTGTCGAGGCCACGCTCAAAGTCGTGCCACGCCCTGCGGAACCGGCGACAGCCGTCGCCACCTTCCCCACGGAGCAGGCTGCAGCCAAGACCGTGAGTTCCGTCATGGCTGCCGGTGTCAACCCGAGCCTGTTGGAGTTCATGGACAGCGCAACACTCAAGCTCCTCAATGATTTTGGCGATTTCGGTCTGGACCCCGCCTCCGGTTCGATGCTGATCATGCAGTCCGACGCGCCAACAAGGGCTAGTGACGTCGAAGAATTCGCACAGATCGCCCGCGCCCAAGGTGCGGTAGACGTGGCGTTCTCCGACGACCCGGCGGATACCGAGGCCCTCATTGCGACGAGGCGTTGCGTCCAACCGGCCAATGAGAAATATGTGCGCTCCCACGGTGGCGGTCAGCTGATTGAGGACATTTGCGTTCCGCGTTCTGCACTGGCTGAGTTCTTCGACGGATTGGATCGAGTGCGCGCAGAGACCGGCGTGATGATCGCGGTGGTAGCCCACGCGGGCGACGGAAATACACACCCATCGATCTTCTACGATGCTGGTGACCGGGAATCTGTGGCTGCGGCAGAAGAAGCCTTCGGCCGGATCGTCGCCCTCGGGCTAGAACTCGGCGGCACGATCGCGGGTGAACATGGCATCGGCAGTGTGAAGAGTCGCTGGCTCCTGCAGGAACTCGATGAGCCCAACCAAGCGTTGCACCGCAGCATCAAGCGCGCTATCGATCCGCAGGGCATCGTCAATCCAGGCAAGATGCTGGCAGGAATGGAAAACTAG